One stretch of Plasmodium vivax chromosome 8, whole genome shotgun sequence DNA includes these proteins:
- a CDS encoding phosphoglucomutase, putative (encoded by transcript PVX_094845A), with product MGQIQNEQLAVSVELWNLFRKPQYLADETKEALSTYDEEELKRLFLRRLNFGTAGLRGKMGVGFNAMNVVTIMQTTQGLCTYLINTYGISLCKNRGIIFGFDGRYHSESFAHVAASVCLSKGFRVYLFGQTVATPILCYSSFKKSCLCGVMVTASHNPKLDNGYKVYAANGAQIIPPVDVNISDCILSNLKPWSEVYDYLNEDFYLKDTSLVEDIYYEMYDSFMSDMKSEFNFNCHRNSRTKLVIVYSPMHGIGRKFVQGVMHIVGYNNLLTVPQQALPDADFSTVTFPNPEEKGALNMSMQLADVVNSPIVVANDPDADRFACAEKFNNKWKIFSGDELGIIFAYHLMKQNEKKNIDKSKHVFICTVVCSRMLKKLCEMYGYKYDETLTGFKWLINKAIDLSQENYTTLYCYEEALGHALTKYVRDKCGISALAYWIEVAVYLYENGLTFHEYLENIRKEIGYFVSNNGYYTVLDPTDVVSIFNDFRGNGSYRSELGSYKVVHVRDLTTGYDSTTPDGKSLIAPTPDSQSITLHFENTAILTVRASGTEPKVKWYSEISRGSYESAKEEIDRLVDEVMPLFMQPDRYNVKRC from the coding sequence ATGGGTCaaatacaaaatgaacaacttGCGGTGTCTGTCGAATTGTGGAACCTATTTAGGAAGCCCCAATATTTAGCGGACGAAACGAAAGAAGCGCTATCTACGtatgatgaggaagaacTAAAACGTTTGTTTTTGAGGAGGCTAAATTTCGGCACAGCTGGTctaagggggaaaatggggGTCGGGTTTAATGCGATGAATGTTGTCACCATTATGCAAACGACGCAGGGATTGTGTACCTACTTAATTAATACGTACGGGATTAGCTTGTGTAAGAACAGAGGCATCATATTTGGCTTCGACGGAAGATATCACTCAGAGTCCTTCGCGCACGTAGCGGCATCTGTGTGCCTATCAAAAGGGTTCCGAGTGTATTTATTTGGACAAACAGTTGCTACCCCTATATTGTGTTATTCCAGTTTTAAGAAGAGCTGTTTATGTGGGGTGATGGTTACAGCTTCTCACAATCCCAAGTTGGACAATGGCTATAAAGTGTATGCGGCAAATGGGGCCCAGATAATTCCACCTGTGGATGTGAACATCTCCGATTGCATATTAAGCAATTTGAAGCCATGGAGCGAAGTGTAcgattatttaaatgaagatTTTTACTTGAAGGATACGTCTCTTGTTGAGGACATTTACTACGAAATGTACGACTCGTTTATGTCCGACATGAAAAgcgaatttaattttaactgCCATAGGAATTCACGTACAAAACTGGTCATAGTATACTCCCCCATGCATGGAATTGGGAGAAAATTTGTCCAAGGTGTTATGCACATAGTTGGGTATAACAATTTGCTGACGGTACCTCAGCAAGCCTTACCTGATGCTGATTTCTCTACGGTTACTTTTCCAAACCCTGAAGAGAAGGGAGCACTAAATATGTCCATGCAACTAGCCGATGTGGTGAACAGCCCCATAGTAGTTGCCAACGACCCCGATGCGGACAGATTTGCTTGTGcagaaaaatttaacaacAAGTGGAAGATATTTTCTGGAGACGAGTTGGGAATCATATTTGCCTACCATTTGATgaaacaaaatgagaaaaaaaatattgacaAGTCGAAGCATGTCTTTATCTGCACAGTGGTATGCTCAAGGATGCTAAAGAAGCTATGCGAAATGTATGGGTATAAGTACGATGAAACGTTAACTGGTTTTAAGTGGCTGATAAATAAGGCCATAGATCTGAGTCAGGAAAATTATACCACCTTGTACTGCTATGAAGAAGCCCTAGGACATGCTTTAACGAAATACGTACGGGACAAGTGTGGCATATCTGCCCTAGCGTACTGGATCGAAGTAGCcgtttatttatatgaaaatggaTTGACCTTTCATGAGTACTTGGAAAACATTCGAAAAGAAATTGGCTACTTTGTAAGTAATAATGGCTACTACACTGTTTTGGACCCTACTGATGTGGTTAGCATATTTAATGATTTTAGGGGTAACGGTTCATACAGAAGCGAATTGGGGTCCTATAAAGTGGTCCACGTACGAGACCTCACCACTGGATATGACTCCACCACCCCGGATGGGAAGTCCCTAATTGCGCCTACGCCAGACTCGCAAAGCATTACCCTGCATTTTGAAAACACCGCCATACTTACCGTACGGGCTAGCGGAACGGAGCCCAAGGTGAAGTGGTACAGTGAGATTTCCAGGGGCAGCTATGAATCCGCGAAGGAAGAGATTGATCGACTGGTGGATGAGGTCATGCCCCTGTTTATGCAACCGGACCGGTATAACGTTAAGCGGTGCTAG
- a CDS encoding GMP synthetase, putative (encoded by transcript PVX_094850A) yields the protein MEGGDYDKILVLNFGSQYFHLIVKRLNNIKIFSETRDYGIDVKEVEELNIKGVILSGGPHSVTEENAPHLKKEVLEYFLEKKIPIFAICYGMQEIAVQMNGEVKKSKNSEYGCTDVNIITSKNGGEEKYKNYKLVDGDSKGSKCILFDGIKNAEKSTVWMNHTDEVTKIPDNFFLVNSTDDCLICAMYNEEHNIYGVQYHPEVYESVDGDQMFYNFAYNICECTKKFDPIRYHEIELNNIKKYAQDHYVIAAMSGGIDSTVAAAFTHKIFKERFYGIFIDNGLLRKNEGEKVYSFLKGIFPDMNLTKIDASEIFLNNLKGVTDPEQKRKIIGKLFIEEFEKAVKNINIDIEKTYLLQGTLYPDIIESKCSKRLSDTIKTHHNVGGLPENLKFKLFEPFKYLFKDDVKKLSQELNLPEEITNRHPFPGPGLAIRVIGEIDKHKLSILREVDDIFINDLKAYNLYNDISQAFAVLLPTKSVGVSGDARSYDYVCSLRAVKTSSFMTASWYKIPYDILEKISTRILSEVKGVNRILYDISSKPPATIEFE from the coding sequence atgGAGGGCGGTGACTACGACAAGATACTGGTGCTGAACTTCGGCTCGCAGTACTTCCACCTGATCGTGAAGCGGCTGAAtaatatcaaaatatttagCGAAACGAGGGACTATGGCATTGACGTGAAGGAAGTGGAAGAGCTAAACATCAAGGGAGTCATTCTGTCTGGAGGCCCCCACTCCGTTACGGAGGAGAATGCGCCCCACTTGAAGAAAGAAGTGttggaatattttttggaaaaaaaaatccccatttttgccatatGTTATGGAATGCAAGAAATAGCTGTGCAGATGAATGGAGAAGTTAAAAAGTCCAAAAATTCAGAATATGGATGTACCGAcgtaaatataataacaagTAAAAAcgggggtgaagaaaaatataagaattacAAGCTGGTGGATGGAGATAGCAAAGGCAGCAAATGTATCCTTTTCGATGGCATAAAAAACGCAGAGAAAAGTACCGTATGGATGAATCACACAGATGAAGTGACAAAAATTCccgacaatttttttcttgtaaattCTACTGACGATTGCTTAATATGTGCCATGTACAATGAggaacataatatatatggaGTTCAGTACCACCCTGAGGTGTACGAGTCTGTGGATGGAGACCAgatgttttataattttgccTACAACATTTGTGAATGCACGAAAAAATTCGATCCAATTCGTTATCACGAAATTGAGCTGAACAATATAAAGAAATACGCACAGGACCACTACGTTATTGCTGCCATGTCCGGGGGAATCGACAGCACTGTCGCTGCTGCATTTACACACAAAATATTCAAAGAGAGATTTTACGGCATCTTCATAGATAATGGattgttaagaaaaaatgaaggcgaaaaagtgtactcctttttaaagGGCATATTCCCAGATATGAACTTAACCAAAATTGATGCTtcggaaatttttttaaataacttaAAAGGGGTAACAGACCCGgaacaaaagaggaaaattatCGGAAAATTATTCATCGAAGAATTTGAAAAGGCAGTAAAGAACATAAACATTGATATTGAAAAAACGTACCTGCTGCAAGGCACTTTATACCCAGATATTATCGAAAGCAAATGTTCGAAGAGGCTGTCCGACACGATTAAAACGCATCATAATGTGGGAGGGTTAccagaaaatttaaaattcaaattatttgagccttttaaatatttatttaaagatGACGTGAAGAAATTATCACAAGAATTAAATTTGCCAGAGGAAATCACAAACAGACATCCTTTCCCAGGCCCTGGATTGGCCATCCGGGTCATCGGAGAAATTGACAAACACAAATTGAGCATCCTAAGAGAAGTAGACGATATTTTTATCAACGATTTGAAGGCGTATAATTTGTACAATGACATTAGCCAAGCCTTTGCTGTTTTGTTGCCCACTAAATCTGTTGGTGTAAGTGGGGATGCGCGCTCGTACGATTATGTGTGCTCTCTCAGGGCAGTTAAAACGTCTTCCTTCATGACCGCTAGCTGGTATAAAATTCCGTATGacattttggagaaaatcTCCACTCGTATTCTCAGCGAGGTCAAGGGAGTCAACAGGATTCTCTACGACATTTCTTCCAAGCCTCCCGCGACGATTGAGTTCGAGTGA